A single window of Acetohalobium arabaticum DSM 5501 DNA harbors:
- a CDS encoding MerR family transcriptional regulator: MTNSQEIDFFKIGVLSKKAEVSKRTIRYYEELELLTPSKVSEGGFRLYTKNDLQRLMVIKGFKELGFSLDQIKELLHPQPDKNKKEKLEYSKQILKSQLEATNEQIEKLKKLRQRSQTALEMLAECQSCSKDSCPPQCPNRKAFL; the protein is encoded by the coding sequence ATGACAAACAGCCAAGAAATAGATTTCTTTAAAATTGGTGTTTTAAGTAAAAAAGCAGAAGTTAGCAAACGCACTATACGTTATTATGAGGAATTAGAACTTTTAACTCCCTCTAAAGTTAGTGAAGGGGGATTTCGATTATATACAAAGAATGATTTACAACGGCTGATGGTAATCAAAGGTTTTAAAGAATTAGGATTTTCATTAGACCAAATCAAAGAACTATTACATCCCCAACCAGACAAAAATAAGAAAGAAAAACTAGAATATAGCAAACAAATCTTAAAATCTCAATTAGAAGCTACCAACGAACAGATTGAAAAACTAAAAAAATTACGCCAACGAAGTCAAACAGCATTAGAAATGTTGGCAGAATGCCAAAGCTGTTCCAAAGATTCCTGTCCTCCACAGTGTCCTAATCGAAAAGCTTTTTTATAA
- a CDS encoding DUF1638 domain-containing protein, producing MKKSVKKEKGIICCGVLAEELELICQEEGITAEKYYIDPALHVDFDKLRARLIDVLDEVSHKHEELIIIFGNCYPEIDQTITKYNGDRIKAQDCMWALLGDKKTDLDSQGDIFYLTSGYLKHWRDIFASQNGLGWDPIDARQNFGFYDKIILLDTGVREIPEEEILEFFEYTRIPIEPIEIDLTYFKKLVLDKLNHSVICSRV from the coding sequence ATGAAAAAATCAGTCAAGAAAGAGAAGGGAATAATATGTTGTGGCGTGTTAGCAGAAGAGCTGGAATTAATCTGTCAAGAAGAAGGAATCACTGCTGAAAAGTATTATATCGATCCGGCTCTACACGTGGATTTTGATAAATTAAGAGCTAGATTAATTGATGTGCTGGATGAAGTAAGCCATAAACACGAAGAATTAATTATTATCTTTGGTAACTGTTATCCTGAGATTGATCAAACCATTACAAAATATAATGGAGACAGAATTAAAGCACAGGACTGTATGTGGGCCCTACTTGGCGACAAAAAAACAGACTTAGACAGCCAAGGGGATATTTTTTACTTAACCAGCGGCTATCTTAAGCATTGGCGAGATATATTTGCCAGTCAAAATGGATTAGGCTGGGACCCGATAGATGCCAGACAGAATTTTGGATTCTATGATAAAATTATATTATTAGACACTGGAGTCAGAGAAATACCAGAAGAAGAAATATTAGAATTCTTTGAATATACTCGAATTCCAATTGAACCAATAGAAATAGACTTAACTTATTTTAAAAAATTAGTTTTGGATAAACTAAACCACTCAGTTATCTGTTCAAGAGTATGA
- a CDS encoding Dps family protein gives MAEGEYQTSNQESIEEISTNMSNFEGSFNLDKSGFNSQMPGHTTDHSMILRQQPRTIKKEGAGIGLSDEVRLEMAQMLDDHQSALTVALHQYNKHHWLTEGAESFFSLHHMLEEHRDKTVDHIDMIGERVARLGCVPTAHPTTQHELSYLKHEVEGRYTMRDFLRNDLEHELKLQEMMRKTIKRAHEIEDYGTVEVLEEILLDREDFGYHIYSVLEDDTLVRGMNHLLDKEHDLINRSTETSENKLQ, from the coding sequence ATGGCAGAAGGAGAATATCAAACATCAAATCAGGAATCTATAGAAGAGATTTCAACTAATATGAGTAATTTTGAAGGAAGTTTTAATTTAGATAAATCAGGATTCAATTCTCAAATGCCTGGTCATACAACGGATCATTCAATGATTTTAAGACAACAGCCTAGAACTATAAAGAAAGAAGGAGCAGGTATCGGACTGTCGGATGAGGTTAGACTAGAAATGGCTCAGATGCTAGATGATCATCAGTCTGCACTGACAGTTGCTTTACACCAATATAATAAGCATCATTGGTTGACTGAAGGAGCAGAGTCATTTTTCAGCTTACACCATATGCTTGAAGAACATCGTGATAAAACTGTAGATCATATTGATATGATAGGAGAAAGGGTAGCTCGATTAGGATGTGTTCCAACTGCTCATCCTACTACGCAGCATGAACTTTCTTATCTAAAACATGAGGTAGAAGGACGTTATACAATGCGAGATTTTCTGCGTAATGATTTAGAACATGAGTTAAAGCTGCAAGAAATGATGCGGAAAACAATAAAACGGGCTCATGAAATAGAAGATTATGGTACTGTTGAGGTTTTAGAGGAGATCCTTCTAGATCGTGAAGACTTTGGCTATCATATCTATAGTGTATTAGAGGATGATACGCTGGTTCGGGGAATGAATCATTTATTAGATAAAGAACATGATTTAATTAATCGATCGACAGAAACATCAGAGAATAAATTACAGTAA
- a CDS encoding bacteriohemerythrin has product MNEKLSALTWKCRLGLITVLLFGIPIINLINSLISNYISNSIMGYLGIFIEIVIIFTLIEFLFREFIIEELNQTLNSVDEFDADLKDKNIIKNIKDEIDDLSIYSQELSASSNEGNVAVKKTNELVEKILANIEDISASAEEVTGFAEEATAQTQQGRDNIDGTINSINEINQVVDETVETMQQLDDNAQQISEIIELITNIADQTNLLALNAAIEAARAGEEGQGFAVVAEEIRELAEETSSATNNIIDIVETTQNKAAEGLSSIKQVKNKAEEGKVVAEETNQIFFQIEDASQEVAEMIEQTAAAASNLVESSDELSEESETLASIFDVVSDSSDELADMSAEVSRLFNDSEVNTDDVELINWNDSYSIGIDKIDCQHKQLFEQVNKLIIANRENRGQEEMGEIIDFLADYTIQHFSDEEELQQESDYPDYKQHKKIHDNFVQDAVEFKEKFEEGKVDTGDMMKFNRKIAKWLVNHVKGIDQELAKYVRE; this is encoded by the coding sequence ATGAATGAAAAGTTATCTGCCTTAACCTGGAAATGTAGATTAGGATTAATTACAGTTCTTTTATTTGGGATTCCAATAATTAATTTGATCAATAGTTTAATCAGTAATTACATAAGTAATAGTATAATGGGGTATTTAGGAATCTTTATAGAAATAGTTATTATTTTTACCTTAATTGAATTTTTGTTTAGAGAATTTATTATTGAAGAGCTTAATCAGACTCTTAATTCAGTAGATGAGTTTGATGCTGATTTGAAAGATAAGAATATAATTAAAAATATTAAAGATGAAATAGATGACTTGTCTATTTATAGTCAGGAATTATCTGCTTCATCCAATGAAGGTAATGTAGCAGTAAAGAAGACAAATGAGCTTGTAGAAAAGATACTTGCTAATATTGAAGATATCTCTGCTAGTGCTGAAGAAGTAACCGGCTTTGCTGAGGAGGCAACGGCTCAAACACAGCAAGGAAGGGACAATATAGATGGAACAATTAATAGCATTAATGAAATTAATCAGGTAGTAGATGAAACAGTAGAAACAATGCAACAATTGGACGATAATGCTCAACAGATTAGTGAAATTATAGAGTTGATTACTAATATAGCTGACCAGACCAATCTACTGGCTTTGAATGCTGCAATAGAAGCTGCCAGAGCAGGCGAAGAGGGACAAGGATTTGCTGTAGTTGCAGAAGAAATTAGAGAACTTGCAGAAGAAACTTCCAGTGCTACTAATAATATTATAGATATTGTTGAGACTACTCAAAATAAAGCTGCTGAGGGATTAAGTTCTATTAAACAGGTGAAGAATAAAGCTGAGGAAGGTAAAGTAGTAGCTGAAGAGACAAATCAGATCTTCTTTCAAATAGAAGATGCTAGCCAGGAAGTAGCTGAAATGATTGAACAGACAGCTGCTGCTGCTTCTAATTTAGTAGAAAGTAGTGATGAGTTAAGTGAAGAGTCAGAGACTTTAGCCAGTATTTTTGATGTAGTTTCTGATTCTTCTGATGAATTAGCAGATATGAGTGCAGAAGTAAGTAGATTATTCAATGATTCAGAAGTTAATACTGACGATGTTGAGCTAATTAACTGGAATGATAGCTATTCAATAGGAATAGATAAGATCGACTGCCAGCATAAACAGCTTTTTGAACAGGTTAATAAATTAATTATTGCCAATAGAGAGAATAGAGGACAAGAAGAGATGGGTGAAATTATTGATTTTTTAGCCGATTATACTATCCAGCATTTCAGTGATGAGGAAGAATTACAGCAGGAATCTGATTATCCAGATTATAAACAGCATAAAAAAATTCATGATAACTTCGTTCAGGATGCAGTTGAGTTTAAAGAAAAATTTGAAGAGGGTAAAGTAGATACAGGTGATATGATGAAATTTAATAGAAAAATAGCAAAATGGTTAGTTAATCATGTAAAAGGAATTGATCAGGAATTAGCAAAGTATGTTAGAGAATAA
- a CDS encoding cold shock domain-containing protein yields MILSGTVKWFDSNKGFGFIERPDEDDVFVHYSAIAEDGFKDLDEGAEVEFEVVEGEKGPQAENVVKL; encoded by the coding sequence GTGATTTTATCAGGAACAGTAAAGTGGTTTGATTCTAACAAAGGTTTTGGATTTATTGAGCGACCAGACGAGGACGATGTATTTGTACATTATTCTGCAATTGCAGAAGACGGTTTCAAGGACTTAGACGAAGGTGCAGAAGTTGAATTTGAAGTAGTAGAAGGAGAAAAAGGTCCTCAAGCTGAAAATGTAGTTAAATTATAA
- a CDS encoding S8 family peptidase, which produces MSLADPIETLITILILQQITGNNGFDFGSYSRRQKDSSRASNPSRRRNNSKKKNLSDYIIVHDHQLNENELQEKVELQREMGQLKKKLPLINGVACQLEDEDHLAEVESMPGVRRVDEDLTLEIKSSSGDFIPWGIEEINASDAWSELKAKVGIIDTGIDLNHFDLSPINSGYNPINSAQQPEDQNGHGTHVAGTIAARKNGRGIVGVAPAIKLYPVKAFDKDGSAKMSSLIEALQWSIDNDLQVLNMSFGVDKGNDTLQEAIVKTYEAGITMVAAAGNDGATTVDFPARYPEVIAVGAVNEDKKLADFSNYGSNLDVLAPGVDVQSTWKNGQFNKLDGTSMAAPHVTGITALILGKFDNLTPAKIKEAIKEGAVLLDSIDSAKQGSGLVNAAETIEILKKQN; this is translated from the coding sequence ATGTCTTTAGCTGATCCGATAGAAACTTTAATTACAATTCTCATTTTACAGCAGATAACTGGGAATAATGGATTTGATTTTGGAAGTTACTCTAGGCGACAAAAAGATAGTTCTCGAGCCAGTAATCCTAGCCGCAGAAGAAATAACTCTAAGAAAAAGAATTTATCAGATTATATAATAGTTCATGATCATCAATTAAATGAAAATGAATTACAAGAGAAGGTAGAATTACAGAGAGAAATGGGACAGCTGAAAAAGAAATTACCTTTGATTAATGGCGTTGCTTGTCAATTAGAAGATGAAGACCATCTAGCTGAAGTTGAATCTATGCCTGGAGTAAGGAGAGTAGATGAAGACTTAACTTTAGAAATTAAATCATCATCCGGAGATTTTATTCCCTGGGGAATAGAAGAAATTAATGCTTCAGATGCTTGGTCTGAGCTAAAAGCTAAAGTTGGCATTATTGATACTGGAATTGATTTAAATCACTTTGATCTATCGCCTATTAATTCAGGTTATAATCCAATTAATTCTGCCCAACAGCCTGAAGACCAAAATGGACATGGCACTCATGTTGCTGGAACAATAGCTGCGCGTAAGAATGGAAGAGGAATAGTAGGAGTAGCTCCTGCTATTAAATTATATCCAGTTAAGGCATTTGACAAAGATGGTTCTGCTAAAATGTCTTCCTTAATTGAAGCCTTACAGTGGAGCATTGATAATGATTTGCAGGTTTTGAATATGAGTTTTGGAGTTGATAAAGGTAATGATACTTTGCAGGAGGCAATTGTTAAAACTTATGAAGCTGGAATTACAATGGTAGCAGCAGCCGGTAATGATGGTGCTACTACAGTTGATTTTCCAGCTCGTTATCCAGAAGTGATTGCTGTTGGAGCAGTAAATGAAGATAAAAAACTTGCTGACTTCAGTAATTATGGTAGTAATTTAGATGTTCTTGCCCCTGGGGTTGATGTTCAATCTACTTGGAAGAATGGGCAATTTAATAAACTTGACGGTACATCAATGGCTGCTCCTCATGTAACAGGTATTACTGCTTTAATACTTGGCAAATTTGATAATCTAACACCAGCTAAAATTAAAGAGGCTATAAAAGAAGGAGCTGTTTTATTAGACTCTATTGATTCGGCAAAACAGGGATCAGGTTTAGTTAATGCAGCTGAAACAATAGAAATATTGAAGAAACAAAATTAA
- a CDS encoding class I SAM-dependent methyltransferase, with protein MSNYNQIKNFYRKRYSSSNKSHKAVGWESEQKQYKRFKALIKNFDQELLKKESIVDFGCGLADLLPWLQKRSLAEKYIGVDIMEEFLKDNRKKFPEFRFIDTGSFLKKPQKYGFIVASGVFTLSWGQNHRKQIKDMIKRLYNKSYHGFSFNMISSFYPKTKKNYYYFNPLKMGEFCTSITERLIIDCSYLPEDFTITLFKNS; from the coding sequence TTGTCAAATTATAACCAAATTAAAAACTTTTATCGAAAACGATATTCAAGTTCTAATAAGTCACATAAGGCAGTGGGATGGGAATCTGAACAGAAACAATACAAGAGATTTAAAGCTTTAATCAAAAATTTTGATCAAGAATTACTTAAAAAAGAAAGTATTGTAGATTTTGGTTGTGGATTAGCCGATTTATTACCCTGGTTACAGAAAAGAAGCTTGGCAGAAAAATATATAGGAGTAGATATAATGGAAGAGTTTTTAAAGGATAATAGAAAAAAATTCCCTGAATTCAGATTCATTGATACAGGGTCCTTCTTAAAAAAGCCACAAAAGTACGGCTTTATAGTAGCAAGCGGTGTCTTTACATTATCCTGGGGACAGAATCACCGTAAACAGATTAAAGATATGATCAAAAGACTTTACAATAAATCATACCATGGCTTTTCCTTTAATATGATAAGTTCTTTTTATCCTAAGACTAAAAAGAATTACTACTACTTTAATCCATTAAAAATGGGTGAATTCTGCACATCAATAACTGAAAGATTAATTATTGATTGTAGCTATTTGCCAGAAGATTTTACAATTACCCTATTTAAGAATAGTTAA
- a CDS encoding FMN-binding glutamate synthase family protein has translation MFKKLMNKIMMGMMDNMMDHMMNRMMQEPYTENLFSFITIMKKLSPKAIIEAGMRAESGKPIERPLGSPNVQSEWQKLFLNPVHLFKLPTQDGVQIQTKTTIGPQAENPLKLELPILLAGMSYGGALSLNAKVALARASAMAGTATNSGEAPLIDEEREEADYFIGQYNRGGWMNQPEQLSRLDAIEIQLGQGAQAAAPMGMSPTQIGEDLRQAKDLEPGEKAVIHTRLSEMKQPSDFFEIVQQLRDEYGVPVGLKFCATHYLEQELEIAVKAGVDYVVIDGAEAGTHGGPTTLQDDVGLPTLYALSRAVKFLEEKGVKDRVSVIASGGLTTPGHFLKALALGADAVYIGSIALMALLQTQMSKALPQEPPPQIPLYLGKFKEDLDVEEAAEHLAKFLKSCLEEMKLTAYSLGKTDLAQLNRKDLVSVDQELAKVLGVDYAGYPQLGADPVSESNINFMEKENEEPQPTTH, from the coding sequence ATGTTTAAAAAGTTAATGAATAAAATAATGATGGGTATGATGGATAATATGATGGATCATATGATGAATCGGATGATGCAGGAGCCCTATACAGAAAATCTATTTTCTTTTATTACTATTATGAAGAAATTGAGTCCAAAAGCAATTATAGAAGCCGGAATGCGGGCTGAATCCGGTAAGCCCATTGAACGACCGTTAGGTAGTCCTAATGTTCAATCTGAATGGCAGAAACTATTTTTAAATCCGGTTCATTTATTTAAACTACCAACTCAGGATGGAGTACAGATTCAGACTAAAACGACTATTGGTCCTCAGGCTGAAAACCCTCTTAAATTAGAACTGCCGATTCTATTAGCCGGGATGTCTTACGGCGGAGCTTTGAGTTTAAATGCTAAAGTAGCTTTAGCCAGAGCTTCTGCCATGGCTGGAACGGCTACTAACTCCGGTGAGGCACCATTAATTGATGAGGAACGAGAGGAAGCAGACTACTTTATCGGTCAGTATAACCGCGGCGGCTGGATGAATCAGCCTGAACAGCTAAGCCGGTTGGATGCAATCGAAATTCAGCTAGGACAGGGAGCGCAGGCAGCAGCACCGATGGGAATGTCTCCTACTCAGATCGGCGAAGATCTGCGTCAGGCTAAGGATCTGGAGCCAGGAGAGAAGGCGGTCATTCATACCCGCTTGTCAGAAATGAAGCAGCCGTCTGACTTTTTCGAGATTGTCCAGCAGCTTAGAGATGAGTATGGAGTACCAGTGGGACTCAAGTTCTGTGCAACCCATTATTTAGAACAGGAATTGGAGATAGCTGTCAAAGCCGGGGTTGACTATGTAGTAATTGACGGCGCTGAGGCTGGTACCCACGGTGGTCCTACTACCTTACAGGATGATGTCGGGCTGCCGACGCTTTATGCTTTATCACGAGCAGTGAAATTTTTAGAAGAAAAGGGAGTTAAAGATCGAGTTTCAGTTATTGCTTCTGGTGGCTTAACGACGCCGGGACATTTTCTAAAGGCTTTAGCTTTGGGAGCAGATGCTGTTTATATCGGCTCAATTGCATTAATGGCTCTTTTGCAGACGCAGATGTCTAAGGCCTTACCTCAGGAACCGCCGCCTCAGATCCCGTTATATCTAGGAAAATTCAAGGAAGATTTAGATGTAGAGGAAGCTGCAGAACATCTGGCTAAATTTTTGAAGTCATGTCTAGAAGAAATGAAGTTAACTGCTTATTCATTAGGAAAGACTGATTTAGCCCAACTAAATCGTAAGGACCTGGTCTCTGTAGACCAGGAGTTGGCTAAAGTATTAGGCGTGGATTATGCTGGTTATCCACAATTAGGTGCAGATCCAGTATCGGAATCTAATATTAATTTTATGGAGAAAGAGAATGAAGAGCCGCAGCCTACTACACATTAA
- a CDS encoding spore coat protein: MNLQDKEMARDMLIMMEQLIQTYTKSELEAANKSLREVFHDLNKDMEVLHTELFNLMQTKGWSEVTTASQQEIESEIISWEQKGLKDDKIEPVE; the protein is encoded by the coding sequence ATGAATCTGCAAGATAAAGAAATGGCAAGAGATATGTTGATTATGATGGAGCAGTTAATTCAGACTTATACTAAATCAGAATTAGAAGCGGCTAATAAATCACTGCGGGAAGTATTTCATGATCTAAATAAAGATATGGAAGTGCTGCATACTGAATTATTTAATTTGATGCAAACAAAAGGATGGTCTGAGGTAACTACAGCCAGTCAGCAGGAGATAGAGAGTGAAATTATTAGCTGGGAGCAGAAAGGATTAAAGGATGACAAAATAGAACCTGTTGAGTAA
- a CDS encoding S8 family peptidase, which produces MYSADPIETLITILVLQQITIKVSGLNFGGYSGQRKDGAQQQPGREYNEPDQRKKETSKDSKGDSGDYIIVHDQLLNEDELQEKVELQREQGQVRKKLPLINGVACRLEDEDHIAEVESIRGVKRVDEDLTLEIKSLDFELESEQSLSGDMVPWGIEAINTLDAWSDLEVKVGIIDTGIDLNHFDLSPINSGYNTVEPNQRPYDPNGHGTHVAGTISARKNGKGVVGVAPNIELYPVKAFDKDGSAKMSDLIEALQWSIDNNLGVLNMSFGVDKNNNSLREAIAKVHEAGITMVAAAGNDSTAAVNFPARYPEVIAVGAVNKDKRLADFSNYGTGLDIVAPGVNVQSTWKDGQFNELNGTSMATPHVTGIAALILGKFNNLTPARIKRAIKRGATPLQSIAPVKQGAGLVDAAQTIELLKKQT; this is translated from the coding sequence ATGTATTCAGCTGATCCGATAGAGACTTTGATTACCATTCTTGTTTTACAGCAGATAACTATTAAAGTTAGTGGTTTAAATTTTGGAGGTTACTCTGGTCAAAGGAAAGATGGAGCCCAGCAACAGCCAGGCCGAGAGTATAATGAACCTGATCAGAGGAAGAAGGAGACTAGTAAAGACTCTAAAGGTGACTCAGGAGACTATATAATAGTTCATGACCAGCTCTTAAATGAAGATGAATTACAAGAAAAGGTAGAATTACAGAGAGAACAGGGGCAGGTTAGAAAGAAGTTACCCTTAATTAATGGAGTAGCCTGTCGACTAGAAGACGAAGACCATATAGCTGAAGTTGAATCTATTCGCGGAGTAAAGCGAGTAGATGAAGACTTAACTTTAGAAATTAAATCGTTAGATTTTGAATTAGAATCTGAACAATCATTATCAGGGGATATGGTACCCTGGGGTATAGAAGCAATTAATACTTTAGATGCCTGGTCTGATCTAGAAGTAAAGGTAGGGATTATCGATACAGGTATCGACTTAAATCATTTTGATCTATCACCTATCAATTCAGGTTATAATACTGTTGAGCCTAACCAACGGCCCTACGACCCAAATGGCCATGGTACTCATGTTGCTGGTACAATATCTGCCCGAAAGAATGGTAAAGGTGTAGTAGGAGTAGCTCCTAATATTGAATTATATCCAGTTAAGGCATTTGACAAAGATGGTTCTGCTAAGATGTCTGATTTGATTGAGGCTTTACAATGGAGTATTGATAATAATCTAGGGGTGCTAAATATGAGCTTTGGAGTTGATAAAAATAATAATTCTTTACGGGAAGCAATTGCTAAAGTTCATGAAGCTGGAATTACGATGGTAGCAGCTGCAGGTAATGATAGTACTGCTGCCGTCAATTTTCCAGCCCGTTATCCGGAGGTAATTGCTGTTGGAGCAGTAAATAAAGATAAAAGACTTGCTGATTTCAGTAATTATGGTACTGGCTTAGATATAGTTGCGCCTGGAGTTAATGTTCAATCTACTTGGAAAGATGGACAATTTAATGAGCTTAATGGTACTTCAATGGCCACTCCTCATGTAACAGGCATTGCTGCTTTGATACTTGGCAAGTTTAATAATCTAACTCCAGCTAGAATTAAAAGAGCTATAAAGAGAGGAGCTACCCCACTACAATCTATTGCTCCAGTTAAACAAGGAGCAGGCTTAGTCGATGCAGCCCAAACAATAGAATTACTAAAAAAGCAAACTTAG
- a CDS encoding PAS domain S-box protein, with the protein MEEEKSRGYFKSIISAVPDLIILFDEEGNYLDVWTSKAEDLVASKEKLIGKNIDEVLPNEVANSFKKYCSLAIDNDELKTYEYELEFEEGKRYFETHLVSVDAKDANNNEVLAVIRNITERKIVELELERASNKLELTVKGAKLGLWDWNIKTNRIETSKQCSNLLGYEPPNSFTHWKELIHEADKAKISQLIDKLLNGDTSYGKIEYRIKTEDNNYKWLQVIGKVVKWDNKGNPVRVLGILKDIDKRKQVEEELKRQRAYFQQLFNKSPNAIVLLDNEDRVIKVNKSFEQLFEYKQTNIKGEKINNLIIPEKNLGESIEKSLKVKEGEQVSDEVVRETKNSKKIYVEINAFPIKLNQGQIGVYGIYRNISKRKKEEARIKYLSFHDEMTGLYNRRYFENEIERLNNSRKLPISIIIGDMDGLKYINDNYGHKMGDEFIKKTAEAFKAATRQEDIVARIGGDEFAIILPEADSNTAQKICERIQAKTKWHNKKIDLPEPLRISLGYAVKIDRNQNLDEIFNKADQKMYQNKESRKYSPRDN; encoded by the coding sequence ATGGAGGAGGAAAAGAGTAGAGGTTATTTCAAATCTATTATCAGTGCTGTGCCTGACTTAATTATTTTATTTGATGAAGAAGGTAATTATCTTGATGTATGGACTTCAAAAGCAGAGGATTTAGTAGCTTCTAAAGAGAAACTTATAGGTAAAAATATTGATGAAGTTTTACCTAATGAAGTTGCAAATAGTTTTAAGAAATATTGTTCTCTTGCTATTGACAATGATGAACTTAAAACTTACGAATATGAGCTGGAGTTTGAAGAAGGAAAAAGATATTTTGAAACACATTTGGTTTCTGTAGATGCAAAAGATGCTAATAACAATGAGGTTTTGGCTGTAATTAGAAATATTACTGAGCGGAAAATAGTCGAACTTGAATTAGAAAGAGCTTCAAATAAATTAGAATTAACAGTAAAAGGAGCTAAACTTGGACTGTGGGATTGGAATATAAAAACTAATAGAATTGAGACTAGTAAACAATGTTCAAATCTTTTAGGATATGAACCACCTAACTCCTTTACTCATTGGAAAGAACTAATACATGAAGCTGATAAAGCAAAGATATCACAGCTAATAGATAAGCTTTTAAATGGAGATACTTCCTATGGGAAGATAGAATATAGGATTAAAACTGAAGATAATAATTATAAATGGCTTCAAGTTATAGGAAAAGTAGTTAAGTGGGATAATAAAGGGAATCCAGTTAGGGTTTTAGGTATTCTCAAAGATATTGATAAAAGAAAACAAGTAGAAGAAGAACTAAAACGACAAAGAGCATATTTTCAACAATTATTTAATAAATCTCCTAATGCTATAGTGCTGTTGGATAATGAAGATAGAGTAATTAAAGTTAATAAAAGTTTTGAACAGCTCTTTGAATATAAACAGACCAATATTAAAGGTGAAAAAATAAATAACTTAATTATACCTGAAAAAAATTTGGGTGAATCTATAGAAAAATCATTAAAAGTAAAAGAAGGAGAGCAAGTATCAGATGAAGTTGTTAGAGAAACAAAAAACAGTAAAAAAATTTATGTTGAAATTAATGCTTTCCCCATAAAATTAAATCAAGGACAAATAGGTGTCTATGGTATATATCGGAATATTAGTAAAAGAAAAAAGGAAGAAGCAAGAATTAAATATTTGTCTTTTCACGATGAAATGACGGGATTATATAATAGAAGATACTTTGAAAATGAAATTGAGAGATTAAATAATTCAAGGAAGTTACCTATTAGTATAATTATTGGTGATATGGATGGGCTTAAATATATTAATGATAATTATGGCCATAAGATGGGAGATGAATTCATAAAAAAAACAGCTGAAGCATTTAAAGCTGCTACTAGACAGGAAGATATTGTAGCTCGAATCGGGGGCGATGAATTTGCTATAATACTTCCTGAAGCAGATTCTAATACGGCTCAAAAAATATGTGAACGAATTCAAGCGAAAACTAAGTGGCATAATAAAAAAATAGACTTACCTGAACCGCTAAGAATATCTTTAGGTTATGCTGTTAAGATAGATCGGAACCAAAATTTAGATGAAATTTTTAATAAAGCAGATCAGAAAATGTATCAAAACAAAGAATCTCGGAAATATAGTCCAAGAGATAATTGA